From the Thermovirga lienii DSM 17291 genome, one window contains:
- a CDS encoding Silent information regulator protein Sir2 (PFAM: Sir2 family~COGs: COG0846 NAD-dependent protein deacetylase SIR2 family~InterPro IPR003000~KEGG: aco:Amico_0395 silent information regulator protein Sir2~PFAM: Silent information regulator protein Sir2~SPTR: Silent information regulator protein Sir2), translating into MEGCFEKIPNCNLAQICADEIKKANNIVLLSGAGMSTNAGIPDFRGPNGIYRRQLGVNPERIFDIDYFLEDPSFFYKFHREFLQTLKNIKPTYAHKFFAALEKNGKLKGIITQNIDSLHQMAGSKNVMEIHGGIWKSFCIDCNKTWDYEESMKLVFSQEVPRCDRCGGIIKPDIVFFGEMVKHLEESQKLVKECDLLFVVGSSLVVTPAALLPRLARGKIIIVNKGETNKSYLPSNIPTLHVEQDIDEFFKAVNYHIGLDFE; encoded by the coding sequence TTGGAGGGGTGTTTCGAAAAGATCCCTAACTGTAACTTAGCTCAAATATGTGCCGATGAAATCAAGAAGGCAAACAACATAGTCCTGCTAAGCGGCGCGGGCATGTCAACCAACGCCGGGATACCAGACTTTAGAGGCCCTAACGGCATATATAGAAGGCAACTAGGTGTAAACCCCGAAAGAATATTCGATATAGACTATTTTCTTGAGGACCCTAGTTTCTTTTACAAGTTCCACCGCGAATTTCTCCAAACCTTAAAGAACATAAAGCCAACATATGCTCACAAATTCTTTGCTGCTCTGGAAAAAAATGGAAAGTTGAAAGGAATAATAACGCAAAATATCGATTCATTGCACCAAATGGCAGGAAGCAAGAACGTCATGGAAATCCACGGAGGCATATGGAAAAGCTTCTGCATTGACTGCAACAAAACCTGGGATTACGAGGAAAGCATGAAGTTGGTCTTTTCCCAGGAAGTTCCCAGGTGCGACCGGTGCGGCGGAATCATAAAACCCGATATCGTCTTCTTCGGTGAAATGGTGAAACACCTTGAAGAAAGCCAAAAGCTTGTAAAAGAATGCGACCTGCTCTTTGTAGTAGGGTCTTCGCTAGTGGTTACTCCCGCTGCCCTACTTCCAAGACTTGCTAGGGGTAAGATAATAATCGTAAACAAAGGAGAAACCAATAAATCATATCTTCCCAGCAACATACCTACGCTACACGTAGAACAAGACATAGATGAGTTCTTCAAGGCGGTAAACTACCACATAGGATTGGATTTTGAGTAG
- a CDS encoding Xanthine/uracil/vitamin C permease (PFAM: Permease family~TIGRFAM: uracil-xanthine permease~COGs: COG2233 Xanthine/uracil permease~InterPro IPR006042: IPR006043~KEGG: aco:Amico_0396 xanthine/uracil/vitamin C permease~PFAM: Xanthine/uracil/vitamin C permease~SPTR: Xanthine/uracil/vitamin C permease), which produces MGINIKEVLADMPGRRIVYGVDDKPPFPIMVLAGFQHVLTLFGATTLVPLIFGPAMGMTPAQIGFFISCVYFAMGVATLIQTHPKIGSGLPIVQGSSFSFIPPIMTIIGAYKAMGPNVVMQYIGGALVAGGLMLSIIGYSRLVGVIRKIITPVVIGPTIMAIGFSLAPVAIQYNAANYWPVSLLVVFCVFFFSLISKNKFINIFAVLSSIVIAYLVCLLGSFSGFFQPGHPAFVDLKEVVLAPWFRFKLIMPWGVPKFSFLAFGAIIAGFFAVMIESIGDYHSCSYAAGLDDPDSDTISRGIGAEGLNCALAGIFGAVGTTSYTENIGLIGLTGVASRWVVRTGAVLLIIMSMIGKLGALIATIPSPVIGGAYIALFGIIGALGIQVLMRADMGSQRNVLIVGFAFLMALGLPGWVEGQQEAFFAYGIPGQVLWAILKTPMAVAGISAAFWDTLVPGTQEERGLVSRKKQN; this is translated from the coding sequence TTGGGCATAAACATTAAGGAGGTGTTGGCAGATATGCCAGGAAGAAGGATAGTGTATGGAGTGGACGACAAGCCGCCTTTTCCCATAATGGTGTTGGCCGGCTTTCAGCATGTATTGACCCTTTTTGGAGCGACGACGCTAGTTCCTCTTATTTTTGGTCCCGCAATGGGCATGACACCGGCGCAAATCGGCTTCTTCATATCTTGTGTTTATTTTGCCATGGGCGTGGCTACGTTGATACAGACTCATCCCAAGATTGGATCTGGATTACCTATAGTGCAGGGGTCTAGTTTCAGCTTTATTCCTCCTATCATGACCATAATTGGTGCATACAAAGCTATGGGGCCCAATGTGGTTATGCAGTACATTGGCGGCGCCTTGGTGGCTGGGGGGCTCATGTTATCAATTATTGGTTATAGTCGTCTCGTGGGGGTAATAAGAAAGATAATAACGCCAGTTGTCATAGGACCGACCATAATGGCTATAGGATTTTCCCTTGCTCCTGTAGCCATACAGTACAACGCAGCCAACTACTGGCCTGTATCCCTTTTAGTGGTCTTCTGTGTGTTCTTTTTCAGTCTTATCAGCAAGAACAAGTTCATCAATATTTTTGCCGTACTGTCCTCGATAGTCATAGCCTACTTGGTTTGCCTCCTTGGAAGCTTCAGTGGATTCTTCCAGCCAGGCCATCCTGCCTTCGTAGACTTGAAAGAGGTCGTGCTGGCTCCGTGGTTTAGGTTTAAGTTGATAATGCCATGGGGCGTTCCCAAGTTCAGTTTCTTGGCTTTCGGGGCGATAATAGCTGGCTTTTTTGCGGTCATGATTGAGTCTATTGGAGATTACCACTCCTGCTCCTATGCGGCCGGCCTGGATGATCCCGACTCGGATACTATAAGCAGAGGTATAGGAGCTGAGGGATTAAACTGTGCCTTAGCTGGTATCTTTGGCGCAGTAGGAACCACCTCCTACACTGAAAACATAGGGCTTATAGGTTTGACTGGTGTGGCGTCGAGATGGGTCGTAAGGACTGGTGCAGTGCTCTTGATAATCATGAGCATGATCGGGAAATTGGGCGCCCTGATAGCCACAATCCCTAGCCCAGTTATCGGTGGAGCATATATTGCCCTCTTTGGAATAATAGGAGCTTTGGGAATACAGGTTCTGATGAGGGCTGATATGGGAAGTCAACGAAACGTCCTTATAGTCGGTTTTGCATTTTTAATGGCCCTTGGGCTACCAGGTTGGGTGGAGGGACAGCAGGAGGCCTTTTTCGCTTATGGTATCCCAGGACAGGTCTTGTGGGCCATACTCAAGACCCCAATGGCTGTTGCCGGTATAAGTGCAGCCTTTTGGGACACCTTAGTTCCCGGGACTCAGGAAGAAAGAGGTTTAGTTAGCAGAAAGAAACAGAATTAA
- a CDS encoding flavin reductase domain protein FMN-binding protein (PFAM: Flavin reductase like domain~COGs: COG1853 Conserved protein/domain typically associated with flavoprotein oxygenase DIM6/NTAB family~InterPro IPR002563~KEGG: tai:Taci_1579 flavin reductase domain protein FMN-binding protein~PFAM: flavin reductase domain protein FMN-binding~SPTR: Flavin reductase domain protein FMN-binding protein) → MSGDGIDKRALFLISYGLYVVSSRMGDKLNGQVANAVMQVTSDPMVLACCLHKENLTTQCIKDSRLFTISVLEEDTPMTFIGNFGFKSGRDIEKFSSCACEFTSREVPYSPDYSLAVIEAEVIDVKEVFTHVLFLGEVKYAKVLKEGKPMTYSYYHEIKKGKSPKHAPTFGLDTGKVR, encoded by the coding sequence ATGAGTGGAGATGGGATAGATAAGAGGGCGCTTTTTTTGATCTCTTATGGGTTATACGTAGTATCCTCGCGAATGGGAGACAAGTTAAACGGCCAAGTGGCAAATGCTGTTATGCAGGTCACATCTGACCCGATGGTATTGGCATGCTGTTTACACAAAGAAAATTTGACGACCCAGTGCATAAAGGATAGTAGACTTTTTACTATTTCTGTACTAGAGGAAGATACTCCAATGACTTTCATAGGAAACTTCGGATTCAAGTCGGGTAGGGATATAGAAAAGTTCAGCTCCTGTGCCTGTGAGTTTACATCAAGAGAGGTTCCGTATTCACCTGATTATTCATTGGCTGTCATAGAGGCTGAGGTGATCGATGTAAAAGAAGTCTTTACCCATGTGCTCTTTTTGGGTGAGGTGAAATACGCGAAGGTTTTGAAGGAAGGTAAACCTATGACTTATTCCTATTACCACGAAATAAAGAAAGGCAAGTCACCCAAGCACGCTCCAACCTTTGGGCTGGATACAGGTAAGGTCCGATAA
- a CDS encoding Conserved hypothetical protein CHP02757 (PFAM: Protein of unknown function (DUF2400)~TIGRFAM: TIGR02757 family protein~InterPro IPR014127~KEGG: aco:Amico_0403 hypothetical protein~PFAM: Conserved hypothetical protein CHP02757~SPTR: Putative uncharacterized protein) codes for MFSFGEIPQHAELRALFEDLYLRYNRREFVHPDPVELLYCYQETGDREVAALLAAALAYGRASQIVKKASQVLEVMGASPKGFVLSHSLKELQKVFKDFKHRFTDGKSVAGLFYGIRGVLLEYGSLEMCAECYVNEGHLKAKEAITGLFESLLRHGMPSSVLPDPRKPSACKRLYLFLKWMIRKDSIDPGGWSALKPSELIYPLDTHIFSIARALGATDRKSADFKAALDVTEFFRRINPLDPLKYDFVLTRFGIRPDLNKKEFLEICCGNRMKKGH; via the coding sequence ATGTTTTCGTTTGGTGAGATTCCCCAGCATGCTGAATTAAGGGCATTGTTCGAGGACTTATACCTACGCTACAACAGACGTGAATTTGTCCACCCTGACCCAGTGGAGCTTCTTTATTGTTATCAGGAAACAGGAGATAGGGAGGTTGCCGCCCTTTTGGCCGCGGCCCTTGCCTACGGAAGGGCATCCCAGATTGTAAAAAAAGCATCTCAAGTGCTTGAGGTAATGGGAGCTAGCCCTAAGGGTTTTGTCCTTTCCCATTCCTTGAAAGAGCTCCAGAAAGTTTTCAAGGATTTCAAGCACCGTTTTACAGATGGCAAGAGCGTTGCAGGTCTCTTTTATGGCATAAGGGGTGTGCTTCTCGAATATGGTTCGTTGGAAATGTGCGCTGAATGTTATGTAAATGAAGGACACCTGAAAGCCAAAGAAGCGATAACTGGATTATTTGAAAGCCTGCTTCGCCACGGCATGCCGAGCTCAGTTCTGCCGGATCCGAGAAAGCCCTCCGCATGTAAGAGGTTGTACTTGTTTTTAAAGTGGATGATTCGTAAAGATTCCATAGATCCAGGAGGATGGAGCGCTTTGAAGCCAAGTGAGCTAATATACCCTTTAGATACCCATATCTTTTCTATTGCTAGAGCCTTGGGAGCTACAGACAGGAAAAGCGCCGATTTCAAAGCGGCTTTGGACGTGACGGAGTTTTTCAGAAGGATAAATCCTCTTGATCCGCTGAAATATGATTTTGTGCTGACGCGCTTTGGAATAAGGCCAGATTTAAATAAAAAAGAGTTTCTTGAAATCTGTTGTGGAAATAGAATGAAAAAGGGACATTAG
- a CDS encoding hypothetical protein (KEGG: tai:Taci_1571 hypothetical protein~SPTR: Putative uncharacterized protein), which produces MGILPYWDRNVDLEIDSWVPYRLDFSPISINSMYSEQLGRIATMALALDSELLCVDGLTTGQAGALFRQNIFDPERKLRHVGWFSMVFGYSKAMEKLIGFFTSVFPGITAGLALCGIWDRNMLVDELKTIVMVSDKIIFNEFGCLEALEELMRKAGNEKSSRGFFAEKFGYRRFGIPFETDNVIHLAISDALYNFELEETREILGPAPEVPFPKRNIEELLR; this is translated from the coding sequence ATGGGGATTTTGCCTTACTGGGATAGAAATGTGGACTTGGAAATAGATTCTTGGGTTCCTTATAGACTGGATTTTTCTCCTATATCGATCAATTCCATGTACAGCGAACAGTTGGGGCGGATAGCCACGATGGCTTTGGCCTTGGATAGCGAGCTTTTATGTGTGGATGGCCTAACCACTGGGCAGGCTGGAGCCTTGTTCAGGCAGAATATATTTGATCCGGAAAGAAAACTTAGGCACGTTGGATGGTTTTCCATGGTTTTTGGTTACTCCAAGGCCATGGAAAAGTTGATTGGTTTTTTTACTAGTGTGTTTCCAGGTATAACGGCAGGATTGGCTCTTTGCGGTATTTGGGACCGCAACATGCTTGTTGATGAGCTAAAGACCATTGTGATGGTAAGCGACAAGATAATATTCAATGAATTTGGGTGCCTTGAGGCCCTTGAGGAGTTAATGAGAAAGGCTGGGAACGAGAAGAGCAGCAGAGGCTTTTTCGCCGAAAAGTTTGGATATAGACGTTTTGGTATCCCCTTTGAAACAGATAATGTAATTCATTTAGCCATCTCAGATGCCTTATACAATTTCGAGCTGGAGGAGACTAGGGAAATATTAGGTCCGGCACCTGAGGTTCCTTTCCCCAAGAGAAATATAGAGGAGTTATTGCGATGA
- a CDS encoding protein of unknown function DUF204 (PFAM: Domain of unknown function DUF~COGs: COG1971 membrane protein~InterPro IPR003810~KEGG: kra:Krad_4533 hypothetical protein~PFAM: protein of unknown function DUF204~SPTR: Putative uncharacterized protein), protein MNLGVTLALAFGLSMDAFAVSLGYALASIRLRSSDMLKLAASFGLFQAGMPLAGWLLADRFVNIIKAWDHWVAFFLLFAIGLHMIYSGFHGDGTLPQKTDRLSTTTVLVLSIGTSIDAFAAGISFIGIEDIPIGNTVAVIGVVTFIFSTVAMIFGKRLGKSLSSKATLLGGVVLIGVGVKILLEHILK, encoded by the coding sequence ATGAATCTCGGAGTAACTTTAGCTTTGGCTTTTGGCCTGTCCATGGACGCCTTTGCCGTTTCCCTCGGTTATGCTCTGGCATCCATAAGATTAAGGTCTTCTGACATGTTAAAGTTGGCAGCAAGCTTTGGACTATTTCAGGCTGGTATGCCCCTTGCAGGGTGGCTTTTGGCAGATAGGTTCGTGAACATAATAAAAGCTTGGGACCATTGGGTTGCTTTTTTCCTGTTATTCGCTATAGGTCTGCACATGATCTATTCGGGCTTCCATGGAGATGGAACCTTACCCCAAAAGACAGATCGGCTGAGTACCACCACGGTACTTGTGCTTTCGATAGGTACAAGTATCGATGCTTTTGCTGCAGGGATAAGCTTTATTGGCATAGAAGATATTCCCATAGGCAATACGGTAGCTGTGATAGGTGTAGTGACGTTTATTTTCTCTACTGTTGCGATGATCTTCGGGAAGAGGTTAGGCAAAAGTTTAAGTTCTAAGGCTACCTTGCTAGGTGGGGTTGTTCTCATAGGCGTTGGAGTTAAGATCCTTTTGGAACATATTTTGAAGTAA
- a CDS encoding CMP/dCMP deaminase zinc-binding protein (PFAM: Cytidine and deoxycytidylate deaminase zinc-binding region~COGs: COG2131 Deoxycytidylate deaminase~InterPro IPR016473: IPR016192: IPR002125~KEGG: aco:Amico_0406 CMP/dCMP deaminase zinc-binding protein~PFAM: CMP/dCMP deaminase zinc-binding~SPTR: ComE operon protein 2) has protein sequence MNRPDWDVYFMSIAEVVATRSTCIRRQVGAVIVKNKQIISTGYNGAPKGIPHCFETGCLREELGVPAGERHEICRGSHAEINAIVQAASVGSSTEGAVIYCTHEPCSFCTKAIINAGIKKIIYKESYPDALSRKLLSEAGIKVERLILER, from the coding sequence ATGAATAGACCCGATTGGGATGTATATTTCATGTCTATAGCGGAAGTCGTGGCCACGAGAAGTACTTGCATAAGAAGACAGGTGGGTGCGGTAATAGTGAAAAACAAGCAGATAATAAGCACTGGCTATAATGGTGCACCAAAAGGTATCCCTCACTGTTTTGAAACTGGCTGCTTGAGGGAAGAGCTGGGTGTACCTGCGGGGGAAAGACACGAGATATGCAGAGGATCTCACGCAGAGATAAATGCAATTGTCCAGGCTGCGTCGGTGGGATCGTCGACTGAAGGGGCTGTGATATATTGTACCCATGAGCCCTGTTCTTTTTGCACAAAAGCGATAATAAATGCAGGCATAAAAAAAATTATATACAAAGAAAGTTACCCCGATGCCCTGTCTAGAAAATTGCTCTCGGAAGCGGGCATAAAAGTAGAAAGACTTATCTTGGAAAGGTGA
- a CDS encoding AAA ATPase central domain protein (PFAM: ATPase family associated with various cellular activities (AAA)~InterProIPR019734: IPR013026: IPR003959: IPR001440: IPR 000641: IPR003593~KEGG: nth:Nther_1502 AAA ATPase central domain protein~PFAM: AAA ATPase central domain protein; Tetratricopeptide TPR_1 repeat-containing protein~SMART: AAA ATPase; Tetratricopeptide repeat~SPTR: AAA ATPase central domain protein): MPIELKKGGDRRGGIEDLEQLVGLQSIKRELRKIESMLWLNKHRKQKDLGELSLQSFHFVFKGSPGTGKTTVARLIGQIFRKYGLLRSGDVVEVDRAKLVGPTPGETEVKVLRTVRSALDGVLFVDEAYALSGGGDTSDPGWRALEVLLKAMEDYRDCLVVIFAGYTHEMDRLFDSFTGLKSRFPFHLEFENYTPLELVEIANFMASRENLEISEQASLAIMNMMKKRVKEKDFSNAREIRNLIDHAKTKMSSRLRNKRKVTSWDLKTITILDLDDPYGETSFLVENIELAKKEMYADPLNKELRFKLAQRYEDAGLWSDVVATLEPVAKELSPPARALLGMALSKMGQHKEALEYLDGENLTPQHEFHKGISALWEGKRKEAIELLKDASEKTGEYPEFYLALSFAYFLEGQWGESFKAFREGLALIKKREGILPPESLRSLPYKDLKDEQVRQALERAVLKDFNNPDEALISFAEALLLSTSRGSVPDVIEEALRTALSNMPDDPRPHRGLAHYYKHKGEIMKAIVSLEVALELEPRNIEDWKLLAELYFAAGQKEKAEEVLHDVVYEQVGAGALALDLAKAEEQKGNKEEAERLYEKAWRQELSQEEKTFCADRLGQMKAVKGNFSEAMRYLEQVEISELSPEGQFWYARALIEARMWSKAEAVLRGIGPLPEELSSPYLYWKIRTLVAVKDLYEARSVVVNEGAPPWLRLASLMARVVSGDKSVAPSLKSFDSSELGMDGLGLLCVGLAGIGEWEGLYRCAQKAQQAQHGPVLWELQDGKLKEELEYLAGIAAAHMKRWETALEHFKRSHTVLLHPVTLYAMAVSMIALGRVNEAKRLSFQLNAAPTLKKKVDDLVKQNTGLRKLIAEPISAEVLDAFAFI; encoded by the coding sequence ATGCCTATAGAATTAAAAAAAGGTGGGGACAGAAGAGGAGGTATAGAGGACCTTGAACAGCTTGTGGGGCTGCAATCGATAAAAAGAGAGCTTCGCAAGATAGAGTCTATGCTTTGGCTCAATAAGCACAGAAAACAGAAAGATCTCGGAGAGTTGAGTTTGCAGTCCTTTCACTTCGTGTTTAAAGGTAGCCCAGGTACAGGAAAGACTACCGTCGCTCGCCTTATTGGACAAATATTCCGCAAGTATGGTTTGTTGCGCTCTGGAGATGTGGTAGAAGTGGATAGGGCCAAATTAGTGGGGCCCACGCCGGGAGAGACCGAGGTAAAGGTCCTGAGAACGGTTCGCTCCGCTTTGGATGGAGTGCTGTTCGTGGATGAAGCATACGCATTATCGGGAGGGGGAGACACATCTGATCCTGGCTGGAGAGCATTAGAGGTTCTTTTAAAGGCCATGGAGGATTACCGCGATTGTCTTGTGGTTATATTTGCAGGTTACACCCATGAAATGGATAGGCTTTTCGATTCTTTCACAGGGTTAAAAAGCAGGTTCCCCTTCCATTTGGAGTTTGAGAATTATACCCCCTTGGAATTAGTGGAGATAGCTAACTTTATGGCCTCCAGGGAGAACCTTGAGATCTCGGAACAAGCGTCTTTGGCCATTATGAACATGATGAAAAAACGCGTTAAGGAAAAAGATTTCTCCAATGCCCGGGAGATACGCAACCTGATCGATCACGCCAAGACCAAGATGTCGTCGAGGTTACGCAACAAACGAAAAGTAACCTCCTGGGATCTCAAAACCATAACCATTTTGGACCTGGATGATCCTTATGGAGAAACATCTTTCTTGGTGGAGAATATAGAGCTAGCAAAAAAAGAGATGTATGCAGATCCCTTAAACAAGGAGCTTAGGTTTAAGTTGGCTCAACGTTATGAGGATGCAGGGCTGTGGTCTGATGTGGTTGCCACATTGGAACCGGTGGCAAAGGAACTATCTCCTCCTGCTAGGGCCCTCTTGGGTATGGCTCTTTCGAAGATGGGACAACATAAGGAAGCCCTGGAATATCTAGACGGCGAAAACCTAACTCCGCAGCATGAGTTTCATAAGGGTATTTCGGCCTTATGGGAAGGAAAGAGAAAAGAAGCTATAGAGCTCTTGAAGGATGCTTCAGAAAAGACAGGAGAATACCCAGAGTTTTATTTGGCCCTATCTTTTGCTTACTTTTTAGAAGGCCAATGGGGAGAATCTTTCAAAGCTTTTCGTGAGGGGCTTGCGCTAATTAAAAAGCGGGAGGGCATTTTGCCGCCAGAGTCTTTGAGAAGTTTGCCCTACAAGGATCTGAAAGATGAGCAGGTAAGACAAGCTTTGGAAAGGGCTGTACTCAAGGACTTTAACAATCCAGATGAAGCCTTAATTTCTTTTGCCGAAGCACTATTATTGAGTACGTCGCGCGGATCTGTGCCAGATGTAATTGAAGAAGCTTTGAGGACCGCTCTCTCCAACATGCCTGATGATCCCAGACCCCACAGGGGATTGGCCCATTACTACAAGCATAAGGGAGAAATTATGAAGGCCATAGTTTCTTTGGAGGTTGCCCTCGAATTGGAGCCAAGGAACATAGAAGACTGGAAGCTTCTTGCGGAACTTTATTTTGCTGCGGGTCAAAAAGAAAAAGCCGAGGAAGTCCTCCATGATGTGGTGTATGAACAAGTTGGTGCAGGTGCTCTAGCCTTGGATCTGGCGAAGGCGGAAGAACAAAAGGGTAACAAGGAAGAAGCAGAAAGGCTATATGAGAAAGCTTGGCGACAGGAGTTGTCCCAGGAAGAAAAAACGTTTTGTGCCGATCGTTTAGGGCAGATGAAAGCGGTCAAGGGTAATTTCTCTGAGGCCATGAGGTATCTAGAGCAAGTAGAGATATCGGAATTATCTCCTGAAGGCCAATTTTGGTATGCCAGGGCTCTTATAGAGGCCAGGATGTGGTCGAAGGCGGAGGCCGTATTGAGGGGAATTGGACCTTTGCCGGAAGAGCTTAGTTCTCCTTATCTTTATTGGAAGATAAGGACACTTGTTGCGGTTAAGGATCTATATGAAGCGAGGAGCGTAGTGGTTAACGAAGGTGCTCCTCCATGGTTGAGACTTGCCTCTTTAATGGCAAGAGTTGTATCAGGAGACAAGTCTGTTGCCCCTTCCCTCAAAAGTTTCGATTCGAGCGAATTAGGCATGGATGGTTTAGGCCTTTTGTGCGTCGGCTTGGCAGGAATAGGAGAATGGGAAGGTCTTTATAGATGTGCCCAGAAGGCCCAACAGGCTCAACATGGCCCTGTTTTGTGGGAGCTTCAAGACGGCAAATTGAAAGAAGAGCTGGAATACTTGGCGGGCATTGCCGCGGCCCATATGAAAAGATGGGAAACGGCCTTGGAACACTTCAAAAGGAGCCATACTGTACTCCTTCACCCAGTGACCTTGTATGCCATGGCTGTTTCGATGATCGCTCTTGGGCGAGTAAATGAAGCCAAGAGGTTGTCATTTCAACTTAATGCTGCCCCGACACTGAAGAAAAAGGTAGATGACTTGGTAAAGCAGAACACGGGCCTTAGAAAGCTGATAGCAGAACCTATAAGTGCTGAGGTCCTAGACGCTTTTGCTTTCATATGA
- a CDS encoding metal dependent phosphohydrolase (PFAM: HD domain~TIGRFAM: uncharacterized domain HDIG~COGs: COG2316 hydrolase (HD superfamily)~InterPro IPR006674: IPR006675~KEGG: aco:Amico_0407 metal dependent phosphohydrolase~PFAM: metal-dependent phosphohydrolase HD sub domain~SPTR: Metal dependent phosphohydrolase;~TIGRFAM: metal dependent phophohydrolase), translating into MMSRDEALALLEQYNKEQSHIKHALAVEAAMRYFAEKEGEDGDLWGITGLLHDIDWELTQETPEKHTHVGASILEEKGFPPEVVRAVLSHGWGICSDVEPQSLMEKYLYAVDELTGFITAVALVRPGKSLQDLTVKSVKKKWKDKAFARGVDREVIAKGAEILGRPLEELIGEVIEALKPIEKEIGLGEN; encoded by the coding sequence ATGATGAGTCGTGATGAGGCACTGGCGCTATTGGAACAATATAATAAGGAGCAAAGCCATATCAAGCATGCCTTGGCTGTAGAGGCGGCCATGAGATATTTTGCGGAAAAAGAAGGTGAAGATGGGGATTTATGGGGTATAACTGGGCTGTTGCATGACATAGATTGGGAGTTGACCCAAGAAACTCCTGAGAAACACACTCATGTAGGGGCCTCTATTTTGGAGGAAAAAGGGTTCCCTCCTGAGGTGGTGAGGGCTGTTTTGTCTCATGGTTGGGGAATATGCTCCGACGTGGAGCCTCAAAGCTTAATGGAAAAATACCTTTATGCAGTGGACGAGCTGACGGGATTCATTACGGCTGTTGCCCTGGTTAGACCAGGGAAGTCTCTACAGGATTTAACGGTCAAGTCAGTTAAGAAGAAATGGAAGGACAAGGCCTTTGCCAGAGGAGTTGATAGAGAGGTAATTGCCAAGGGAGCCGAAATCCTAGGAAGGCCCCTGGAGGAGCTCATAGGTGAAGTGATAGAAGCCCTTAAGCCTATCGAGAAGGAAATAGGGTTAGGAGAAAATTAA